gcccgtgagccatggccgctgagcctgcgcatccagagcctgtgctccgctacgggagaggccacaacagtgagaggcctgcgtactgcaaaaaaaaaaaccaaaaaacaatgcAGCCCTGGAAAACTTCAGGCAACCCACAGAAGTGATTttcagagcatttttttttttagcaaccaGATTGGggtcttttttgggttttttttgcggtacgcaggcctctcactgttgtggcttctcgcGTTGCGTAGCACAagatctggacgcgcaggctcagcggccatggctcacgggcccagccgctccgcggcatgtgggatcttcccagaccaggggacgaacccgtgtcccctgcatcggcaggcagactctcaaccactgcaccaccagggaagccctgcctgagGTTTTGTGTAACCTTTATTTAAGCTCAGATTCtcaggaaacagaaacaaaatagtaCAATATTCTGTCAGTGAGTATGCCCAGGTTGGAAATTTGCAAGGAATACAAAGATCAGTAGAGAGCTACAAACTTCTAGACCACGGATGCATTTGCAAGAAGTTCACATACATGTGTGAGGATGGCAGGAAAAGCTTTATCCCAACCATTGCACAAGACAAATGCTGTCAAGGCTGATGGCAGAAAGCCAGCTTGGGGAATGGACAGAAATCAGAGTCTTCAAGATCTTAGGTCATGTCAAAGCAAGAAAACTCTAAAAATTCCTCTGTCTTGACACCTGCTGCAAATGCAAGGACCTAATGGGAGTTTCTAACTGCCTGAGGGTGGGAGGCTTGCCTGCATCCTGGCTGCCAAGGTGGGGTGCAGGGAAAGaacttccaccttttggctctgCGAGCAGGGCAAAATGGGGTAGTCTTGCAGAAATAAGAAAGGGGTTTGGATGCTGGAATTCACAGACATGACTGATGCCCATCATCGTAATACACTGGGGAGTCTCCACCACTACAGTTTGGTAGGTAAGAATCTGagcctgtctctctgtgtgtaaattacatttttaaaaagaagttcagggctgccctggtggcacagtggttaagaatctgcctgccaatgcaggggacacgggttcaagccctggtccggaagatcccacatgccacggagcagctaagcccgtgtgccacaactattgagcctgcgctctagagcccacgagccacaactacttagcctgcgagCCACGAATGCTGAggcccgtgcacctggagcccaggctccgcaacgagaagccactgcaatgagaagcccgcgcaccgtgacAAAGAgaaacccccgctcgccgcatctagagaacgcccatgcacagcaacaaagacccaatgcagccataaataaagaaataaataattttaaataaataaataaataaataagaagttcAACTCAAACCTTTGCAAATCCCTGAACTAATGGAAGTTTGCAAACTCACAGGTCAGACATCCTGAGCAGGTGTTCTGTCTACCCACAGACACTTGGATTGTACttggttgtttttctgttgtggtcTTTTCTCACCATTCTGGGGGACTCAGCTTATAGACTTGGGGACTATACGTTAGTGTTGTAAATGGATCATTGTTGAAGGTGACCTCTTAATTATTACCTCCTTTTGACCATTCCCTGGAAGTCTTGCCTTTTGTTCTTTAGAGAGTTGAGCACAAGTTAGAGCTTCTGAGatttaatttggggagaactCATACcctcaccccaggcagcaatcagagcagaaatgtcCCATGTCTGACCATTCCTGTAAGAGAGACCCAGCATGTAGAGAACAGTGACAGCTTTTTCTCAGAGTCACACACAGAGCAGTGAGGTCCTCAGACGTGGCAAGGAGACAGCTCACTTTCCCAGTCATGGTTTCTGCTTGCCTCGTGCAAAAGAGCAGCCCATGCCAGACAAGTTTATGCCACAGGCACATTCGAGATACATCcttataaaagacaaaaacaggtCTAAACTTTGCGATGACAGGATTTCCAGCAGAGCCcaaagctggggggtggggtgggtctgGGCCTCATCCCCGCAATACACACCCAGTAAGAGGGTTTGTCCCCAACATCAGGCCGCCGGGTATGGCGAAGGGGATAGTGGCCTTTCTCCCGAGCGCAGAACAGATCTCCCTGACATGTTCTTCCTGCTTGGCTGTTCCTCAACTCTGGTAAGAGACCTTCTGCAAAACCTTGAAATTCCGAGCCCCatttctcctcttccatttcccGCAAACACGTGTTTACGCAGTCGCCGCAAGCGGCCCGCGGTCTCCATGGCAACAGTCTGACTCGCTGCTCGGCTCCGACCGCGACTGCGCAGCTGGTCCCGCGGCGCCTCCGGGTTGTTAGACTTTGTATGCGGATCTTTGAAACTCTTCCTCATTCAGAAGTTACCCTCACCCACTCAAATAATACCCACACGCATACTCAGGTGCCACTCCCACACTCTTAAGTGTTGCGCACAGCTACTCAAATATTACCCGCTTGAGCTTATATACTCAGGTGATGTGATGCTACTCACATATCAAATGGCACCCACGCTCACGCATATGTATTGAAGTATCCAAAAAGCAACTGAGATGTTACCCGCACCTACTCAAATATTTAATATGAGTGCCGCGAGGGCAAGGTTTGGGTCCGTTTTGTGCTctgctgtattcccagtgcctggaATAGTCTGGTACACTGcccaggaaatatttgttgaatgaatgaatgatccatACTCAACCAGATATTATCCACTCTGCTCAAATGGTATCTACTCGCACTCAGATGTACCCAAGTAACTCAGAAGCTACCCACTCACTACGAGTGCCGTGAAGGCAGAAAGTTGTGTTGGATTTGCTCCGTTCTGTATCCCCagctcctagaacagtgcctgggacatagtagGTGTGCAATGCACATCTGTAGAATGAGTGGATGAGTGACTCACACTCAACTAAGTCTTAACCACACCCGCTCAGATGTCACCGCAAGTTAACTCAGATAAAAATGCCCACCTTCGCTCACACTAGTCAGATGTTACCCATTCTTACTGAAAAGTTACCCACTCTCTTGACCGGGTAACTCATCCTCACTCGCATTATCCACATTCGCTCTCATCCCCCAAACTTACTCAGAGGGCACCCAGCTTTCCAAGTCGCCACCCACACCCACTCAGCTGACGCCCACCCTCATTCAGCCGCACCCATGCCCACCCCAGGTCACCTCACAGCTTCCCGTCAGATGCACGGTGTCGTCGACGGTTTTTCTTGTGCTTCCGCTTGCCTTTCTTGCCATCTCCCGCCTTGCTCTCCTTCGTGGAGTCCAGAGGTGGCACCCCGTCCACCGCAGCAGTGGCCCCAGGCCCCGGTTTCTCCCCTGGCCCAGGCTCATAGCAGTTTCTGGCAGGAAGCTCTCTGGGGCCCGTCACTGTCGGGCACAGTCCCTGCCTTAGGACCCGGGCCACATCTTCCGCCGTCCTGCCCTGGCTCTGCAGGAAGAGGTTCAGTTTGGTCAGGAATTCAATATCCTGCTTCCGGGGCATGTAGACCACTCTCCACATGCCGCCCTTGCCCTTGATCTCCCTGGGGATCACAGCATAATTGATGTCCTCTGCCAGCCTAATGATGGCGGCCTTGGATCTCTCTTCTTCCACACAGGCCTTCCCAGCCACTTCGAATTTACCCAGAGGTTTTAGGGAGGCCTGTATGATCTCTTCGAATCCCTCATGGTCGCAGTTTTCCGGGATACCCAGGATCATCAGAGACTTGTAACTGTCCACCTCAAGAGCCTTGCACCCATGCTCCAACAATGCAATGTCCTTGACGCCAAAAAGCACCTTGCCCAGCTCTCGGAGGCAGCGGTGTGCCCGATGGTGCACACCTGAGCTGCCTCGGGAATCCAAAACGTTATCCAGGGTGCCACGACCCCTTCCCAAGGCAAAGAGAAAGGCCTCACGGGGCCTGGTTTGTCCACCTCAGCCAAAGatgccccaggccctgcccacagGGCTGCACAGTGTCCAGCCTTCTGTAAACTTCCTCCCAGGGGGCTCTTGGGAATTCCTAGGGACTTACAGAGTGTGAAGCAGGGGTGCGTGTCTGCCGGCTAGCTCGTGGTTCCTGAGTCCTAGGCAAGGCCGCACCAGAGAGAGTATGAAGATGCTGGTCCCTCTCTCTGGTGGTGGTCCTCAAAGGTCTCGCAGGCCCTGTCAGTCTCAGCAGATCTGGGACGGCTGATCGCCCTGGGGCTGCTGTCACCAGGGTGTCCTGCGAGGGTGCCTGGCTGGCAGGGTGGCTCATTCCTTGCTGCTGGCCCAGAGGCCACCCTCACTGCCCTGTGGCCTGGCTAAGACAAGGATGTGGCCGCTGCACTTGCTCCCACAATGACATCACCGCCTCCTTCCGCTCTGCAGCTCAGCGGTCTCCATGGCAACTGCTAGAGCATCGCCTCTGCCATTGGCCCTGCCCGGCGGCATTTAAATCAGAGTCTGAGGGGAGTCATTCAGGGGTGAGGGTTCAGCCACCCGCCTTCAGAAGTACCCTCTCTTCTCCCTTGagaaaatggctgattctaggggttgggggacagggaagatacaagatgagcctggaacatttttggggtcagaaagtaaggaaatgctcAAAGAATGATGAGAACAGGTGGAAGGGCATAGAGCCAGCTTGaagggctcccactggccaaatctgggacatTTTGAGCATCAACATTAAAAATGAGcgcaacaggggcttccctggtggcgcagtggttgggagtccgcctgccgatgcagggggcgcgggtttgtgccccggtccgggaggatcccacatgccgcggagcggctgggcccgtgagccatagccgctgagcctgcgcgtctggagcctgtgctccacagcgggagaggccacaacagtgagaggcccgcgtaccgcaaaaaaaaaaaaaaaaaaatgagcgcAACAGATCATAACCCCTTAAATAAAACAAGAATCCATGAATCTATGTGGATATAATTAAACGGATAAATGGAAAGTTTGCTGGAGCAATGTGGGCTATTATGTTGTCTCACATAAAATGTATGAATCAAAGGGAACAAAAGTATCTTTACCGTGGAATATCCTTGTTTGTAGGACACACCCACTACAATATTCAGGGATGATAGGGCACCAGATTTGCAATTTACTCTCAAAACCGTTGGTGGAGGGGAAGTTCTTTGTACCATACATGCAACTTTCCTGTAAGTTTGTGActgtttcaaatatattttttaaaaggaaaaagaaatgtcctGCACACGTGTTCACCTTCACAATGGCCATTTCTCCTCTTACCACCCCAGTAAGAAAAGCCATAAGTTTGTATCAGACTGACCCCCTCCAAACTCCCAGCTCCAGGGATGGGCACTGAAGGGTTTGAACTAATCAGCATAATCCCACCCCCttgccacagtgattggttcagaagTGGTCACCCAGGTAACCCAGGCCTAAGCCTATCAGTGCATTCTATCTCCCTGGTCATGGAGATGGATTAAGGGCTGGATACATGGACTTAGTCCAACTAGAAAGATGCTCAGGAGTTTTGTGACTAGTTGTGAGGAAGAATACCCTCTCTTTCCCCCTAgatgtgaaagaataaatatggGAGCTGCAGGAAGCCATCTGGGAACCACAAGAGAAGGCATCTTGAGGATGAATTCTACATCCAGAGGAAGGCAGAGCTGAGAGAATCACAGAGACCTCTCAGGGCAACCCCCTTCATGCTGTGGCTCAGTGATGCAGGCTGCTTTTTTATTTCCAAGTCATCGTGTGCTCCCATGACTACCACAGCAAGGGAACAGAGAGCAGAGGGACTCATGCACCAGCATTTGAATACTTCCACCAGGAAGCTACATGTGACTTTTGCtcatatttcattggccaaagcaagtcacatgacaaCACCTAACTTCCGGGAGGTGGGGAAGTACAGTCACCCATGCACCTAGAAGTGCAGGGGAATTGAAAATAACAGTGTACACAGTCATGCCTGCCACAAGCTCTCAAAATGTGCCCGGCACCATGCTAAACTCTGCACATGCATTTCATtctacaacaaccctatgaagggGTATTATTAATGTCCCCAATTTTATAGGCAAGAAAACTGGGGATCAGAGAGGTTAGTTCAGTTACCTAAGGCCACATAGCTAATGAATGACAAAGCTAGACTTCCTTCCTCGGGCACCCTGACGCCTGGGCCTAAACCTTTAACCTCATATAACACTATGCTGTTCCCTGAGAAGAAAGTGCCCTAGTGTGTCGCCTGGCTTGTTTCCTGTTCCATCGTATAcagttgctgtgtgaccttgggtaggcTGCTCTCCCCCTCTGGGCTGTGTGGCAATTTAGTTCTGTCCAACTTAGCTAAGTTGGGCCTATGTATCCTAGAACACCTTTCCCCTGGTGGCTCTGGGTTACAGTTGTCTAAAAGGAAATTTGCATGAGATTTAGACAACAGAAGTGATGCAATAGCTATTATGGTGGGAAGGTCATAAATATTTGCCAtggggaatgtaacttggtgcagctgctatgaaaaacagtatggagcttcctcagaaaatgaaaaacagatcaACCGTATGATCCAacatttccacttctgggtatttatacaaaggaaaggaaaacactaaaagatatctgcacacccatgttcacagcagcattatttataatagccaagatatggaaacaacctaagtgcccatcaatgaatgaatggataaagaaaatgttacacatacacacacacacacattcacacacacacacacacacagaggaataccgttcagccactaaaaagaaggaaaccctgctatttatgacaacatggatggaccttgaggatataatgctaagtgaaataagtcagatacagaaagacaaataccatatcatctcaaatatatgtagaatctttaaaaaaaaaaccccacaaacccaAACTCATATATACAGCAAACATATTGGTGGTGGCCAGAGACAGGGGGTCAAGTGTGgaaaaaaatgggtgaaggtgatcaaaaggtacaaactttgagtaataaaataaataatagggatgtaatgtacaacatgaggaATTTAGTTAACGCTGCTGCACAAGATATGGGAAAGTTGTTAAAAGAATaccaagagggacttccctggtagcacagtggttaaaaatccgcctgccaatgcaggggacacgggttcgagccctgatcccagaagatcctgcatgccgctgAACAAGtaagcccgcgtgtcacaactactgagcctgtgctctagagcccgcaagccacaactactgaagcccgcgcgcctagagcctgtgctccgcaacaagagaagtcacagcaatgagaagcccgtgcacggcaacaaagagtagccccagctcacctcaactagagaaagcccgcacccagcaatgaaaacccaacgcagcctaaattaattaattaaataattaattttttaaaaaaagaataccaagAGTTCTTGGCAATGACGATTTTTAAACGTATCGTTCACCTGATAAATAAATATGAgggtgtaaaaaagaaaaaaaagagtactaaGAGTTCTCAACACAAGGAGAaaaatttttccttcttcctttccttctttcttttctttttattgtatctctaTGAGAAGGTGGATATTGGCTGAACTTACTgcggtaatcatttcacaatataggtAAATCAAACCATGATGCcatatgccttaaacttatacagtgatgtatgtcaattatttttcaataaaactaGGGAAAGAAGACTTGTAATAGAGATGTTTCTAACAAACtccttgcaaaaaaaaatttgcaatggATTTATGAATCCTTGGGGCACCACTGCATATCCCTGGGTTCATGCACATTACATACTGAGAGGCAGGCGACAGAATGGTGCATTTATTGGATCCACCAAGATTGCTTGAGAAGTTTCCTTGTTCCAGGCTCTGGGCGACGTGTTAGGCATACTTGAGTGAATGAAATAAGCTCTACTTTTAGGAGCTTagagtccagtggttatgacagGACAGGCCAGCCTGTTTACAACCAGGGAGGAAAACCCTATAATTATCATGAAAATGTGTTCTGATCCTTGGTGCGGGGCATAGAATACAGAGTATACTAATTGGGACATGTCTTTAAACATGAAGTTTAAAGAGAAAACTACATAAAGTGCTTTGGGGACCCTGAGCAACTGATCCTGTCTGGTCTTAtccgggaaggcttcctggaggaggtgacactggAAGGGATCTTGAAGGTTGCATATAATAACCACAGcaataatactatttttaaaaggagtCATCACTATCACTTACATAGGGCATGCTGTGTGCCAGACAACATTCTAAGCCCTGCATCTGTACtgtcatttaatttctttaaaccattttttaaattgaagtatagttgatttacaatgttgtattaggtgtacagcaaagtgattcaattatatacatatacatatatatatacacatatgtattctttttctatatatatatatattctttttcagtaagtcatttaatttttaccACAGTTTATGTGTTATATATTGTTTTACTGATTTAGTTGCtcacttattcaacaagtatttattgagcagctcCTGTGTTTTATAGTCAGGGAAAGGATCAGAGAGGGTAAATCACTTACCTAGGCCCACACAGCTagctaattttttaatttttaatttaattttttctctaaattttatgTTCatatctctacttttttttttttttttttttgtggcacgcgggcctctcactgttgtggcctctcccgttgcggagcacaggctccagacgcacaggctcagcggccatggctcacggtcccagccgctccgcggcatgtgggatcctcccggaccggggcacgaacccgcgccccctgcatcggcaggcggactcccaaccactgcgccaccagggaagccctctcattgtggttttgatttgcttttccctaatgactaatgatgtccaGCATCCTTTTATATGCTtgttgccatttgtatatcttctttggagaaacgtctattcaagtcctttccccattttgaattgctttgtgttgtttttgttgttaagttGTATATAGTTAACTAtttaaatgttataaatcaaATTGATAAGCTGTTAAATACAGTATGTTGTAGCCTCCTACCTTGATCCACGTACCTTCATACAGACCTGGCTCCATCCACTGacggatggatgagtggatataCAAAgtgtggtatagccatacaatggaatatattcagccacagaaaggaatgaaattctgatacatgctacaacatcgATGAGCCTTGAGAACATGATGTTAattaaaagaagtcagacacaaaacaccacatactgtatgactccacttatgTAAAATCTCCCAAATAGGTAAAGCCGTAGGGATATAAAATTgattagtggggcttccctggtggcgcagtggtttagagtccgcctgccgatgcaggggacacgggttcgtgccccggtctgggaggatcccacattccgcagagtggctgggcccatgagccatggctgctgagcctgcgcgtcccgagcctgtgctccgcaatgggagaggccacaacagtgagaggcccgcataccgcaaaaaaaaaaaaaaaaaaaaaaatttgattagTGCTTGCCAGGTATTgagggaggggggaatggggGGTGACTGCTTAATGAGTATTGGATTTCCTTTGAGGGTGATGAAAATTCTTGgactagatagaggtgatggtcgcacaacattgtgaaggtactaaatgccacttgtacactttaaaatggttaattttatattacaTGAATTGCACctcaatgaaaaaattttaatgactcTATTTTTGGCTCAGATGTTTAGAATGATGGTGGGTCTGTTCATTATGATGGGGAAACTTTAGGGAGAAATGAGCTGGGAGATCAGGAATTCCTTTTGGGGAGGTCTTAAATGTGATATGCCTATCAGACATCCAAACAGAGTTAGACACACAAGCCTGGAGTTTGGGGGAGAGATGGGGTGGAGATATAAATATAGAAGTCATTGGCACATGGAGGTATTTTAAGCTGAGGGGCAGGATGAGATCATCTagagagagggtgtggagaaaggagagCAAATGGCCCTGGGGTGGATGAGGCAGAAGAGGAGGAATCAGGAAGAGGGATTgcgcaggaggggagggggcagaagAACCCCAAGAGTGTGAAGAGCAAAGAAGAATAGCAAGATACTGGAACTGGCCCAAGTACCCGTTTATAGAGGGCTGTTTACCAAATCATGGTGCATCCATATAATGGGACAATTGCACGTGTAAAAGAAAAGCAGGAGGGCGTTCTCTCTGTGCAGGTATTAAAAGATTCCCTTTCTAGGAAACTGAAATCCTCAAGAGGTATTGCTTACAAAACgaagggaggtgtgtgtgtgtgtgtgtgtttaaagcaaAGAGAGGAGTTACAAAGGGAAAGGTGGTGATTCATGCCAGAGCAGCCTGGCAGACGCCACTTTGATCAAGTGATCAAAGCAAACATCCCCCGTGGTGGGACATACTGAAATCAGGCTCCCCCGCTATAATATACCGAGGAGGACACTGCATCCCTTCCGGGGAATTCCTGCCAAAAGTGCATCCTTGAATCCAACCTCCAGGAgacaccagagaagcccacatcAAGGGGCATTccacaaaataactggcctgtacTCTTCAAAGTGTCAGGGTCACAAAAGTCAAGGAAAAATGGGAAATGGCTCCAGAGTGAAGGAGATGAGAAGGAGAAAACTGAATGCAACTTCTGATCTCACATTAAATCCCGGGCTGAAAAATACAGTTGCTGGAACGGACATGATTGGGATGATTGATGAAATTGAATATGGACTTCGGGGTGAATAAATGTGTGGTGTTAGTGTTGAATTTCCTAATTTTGGTAACTACCGTGGTTGTGTGAGAGAAGGT
This genomic window from Mesoplodon densirostris isolate mMesDen1 chromosome 19, mMesDen1 primary haplotype, whole genome shotgun sequence contains:
- the PNMA8C gene encoding paraneoplastic antigen-like protein 8C, with protein sequence METAELQSGRRRGRGTLDNVLDSRGSSGVHHRAHRCLRELGKVLFGVKDIALLEHGCKALEVDSYKSLMILGIPENCDHEGFEEIIQASLKPLGKFEVAGKACVEEERSKAAIIRLAEDINYAVIPREIKGKGGMWRVVYMPRKQDIEFLTKLNLFLQSQGRTAEDVARVLRQGLCPTVTGPRELPARNCYEPGPGEKPGPGATAAVDGVPPLDSTKESKAGDGKKGKRKHKKNRRRHRASDGKL